A genome region from Camelina sativa cultivar DH55 chromosome 10, Cs, whole genome shotgun sequence includes the following:
- the LOC104716292 gene encoding ras-related protein RABA4b-like produces the protein MAGGGGYGGASGKVDYVFKVVLIGDSSVGKSQLLARFARDEFSMDSKATIGVEFQTRTLVIEQKSIKAQIWDTAGQERYRAVTSAYYRGAVGAMLVYDMTKRETFEHIPRWLEELRAHADKNIVIILIGNKSDLEDQRAVPTEDAKEFAEKEGLFFLETSALNATNVENSFNTLMTEIYNTVNKKNLASVENQGESNNPGSLAGKKIVIPGSGQDIPAKTSTCCTSS, from the exons ATGGCCGGAGGAGGTGGATACGGCGGCGCATCAGGAAAAGTGGATTACGTGTTCAAAGTTGTTCTAATCGGAGATTCATCTGTAGGTAAATCACAGCTACTTGCTCGATTCGCTAGAGATGAATTCAGTATGGATTCTAAAGCCACCATCGGCGTCGAGTTCCAAACTCGTACACTCGTCATTGAACAAAAGAGCATTAAGGCTCAGATCTGGGACACCGCTGGTCAAGAAAG ATACAGAGCCGTTACAAGCGCCTACTACAGGGGAGCAGTTGGTGCAATGCTGGTTTATGACATGACTAAACGCGAAACCTTTGAGCATATCCCTCGTTGGCTTGAAGAATTGAGGGCACACGCTGATAAGAACATAGTCATCATCCTTATTGGAAACAAGTCTGATCTTGAAGATCAAAGAGCTGTTCCCACAGAAGACGCTAAGGAGTTTGCCGAGAAGGAAGGACTCTTTTTCCTTGAGACTTCAGCTCTAAACGCAACCAATGTGGAAAACTCGTTCAACACTCTAATGACAGAGATATACAATACGGTCAACAAGAAGAATCTTGCATCTGTCGAGAATCAAGGCGAGTCAAATAACCCTGGTTCCTTGGCTGGTAAGAAGATTGTCATCCCAGGTTCTGGACAAGACATTCCCGCTAAGACCAGCACGTGTTGTACTTCTTCTTGA